ATATCAGTTTCTTTTTCGTATTAAAAACAGGTTTCTTCTTTTTGTTCTTTTTGAGTGTCATGAGAAGCGCATCAATACTTGGGTTCCCGGTATGATATATGGTGCTTTTGCGAATACCTTCTTTTAATAGATATTTCACTGCTTGTTTTGAGGGCGCAAAATGATAATCCGCTACAGACGACAATATCCTTCTGTTTACTTCTTCTGGAAACGGATGAAACCGATCAAATGTCCTGAGCCCAGCTTCAACATGTCCTATTTTTATTTTTTGGTAAAAACATTCCAGCCCCACAACCATCGCTGTTGTCGTGTCACCCTGAACCAAAACGATGTCAGGTTTAACGGTTTTGAGAACACCATGGATCTTTTTCATGGTATTTATTGTAAGCGTGGTAAGATCCTGATTCTTCCGCATAATATTCAAATCTACATCAGGTTTTATCTTAAAGATAGATAATACCTGATCGAGCATATGACGATGCTGTGCGGTAACACATACCACGGTCTTAATGTGGCGCGGATGTTTTTTGAGCTCCAATACGATCGGCGCCATTTTGATCGCTTCCGGCCTTGTACCAAATACTACTAACACTTTTTTCATGTTCAGCTTCCCTTACACTTCACTACCGATAATACGGTTTTAAGAGCGATCTTACAGTCTAACAATAGCGACCACGTATCAATATATTCCAGGTCAAGCTTAACGCTTTCAGAAAAATCTTTCACTTCACTGCCCTGCACCTGCCACAGTCCGGTTATACCCGGCTTCATGGTAAGCCTTCTTCTCTGCCACGCTCTATAATTCTGCACCTCTTCAGGCAATGCCGGTCGGGGCCCGACAATACTCATCTGGCCTTTTAGCACATTCAAAAACTGTGGTAATTCATCGAGATAGGTTTTTCTCATGAACCTGCCAACCTTCGTAACACGAGGATCCTCATCCATCTTAAACAAGGGGCCTCTCATTTCATTATATTCCTGCACATCTTTTTTCATTTCATCAGCGTTCAAAACCATAGAACGAAATTTAATCATATTGAAAAGCCTACTCCGCAGGCCCACACGGATTTGATGGTAGAAGACAGGCCCTTCAGAAGTCATCTTGATCAATACCGCACACAAAATAAAAAGCGGCGATAAAACGATCAAAATAACACATGAAAGAAGATAATCAATAATCTGCTTAAAAAAGAGCTGCCATACATTCTGCGAGATAGTGCTAATAGATATCGTTGGTATCCCATAATAATCATCAAATGACATGTTACTACTCGACATATCAAAGAATTCAAAAACAAGCCTTACTTTTATACCCTCCTGTTCACACAAAAAAACAGCGTCTTTCACCTGACTAAAATGTTCGTTTTCAACAATAAAAATAACTTCATCGATCGGGTGATCGTGGATAATATCGGTTATATCCTTTATATCCCCAAGATACTGGCAATCGTTTATTGCGGAACTGCCCGTAAAAGCCCCAACATTGATGTACCCTGCGACAGACATCGTCTTTTCAGCATTAAAAACCTGTGATCCCTTGGTAACACCCGAGCGATTACCGGCTAAAATAATATGCTTTGTACGATACTCTTTCGGATACACCTGATCTATCACAAGCGACAATACTTTGCGTATGCCCATCAACATAAGGATATTCACAACCCCGAAGAGCACAAGAAAAAGCCTGCTGACATAATGAACTTTACAGAGGAACAGTCCAAAAATAAGGACTAAGATACCTATCGTTACCGAACGTACAATCTCGGCTGCTTCAGCATTAAATGGATTCACGCCCTTATAGAGCCCCTGCTTATTAAAAATAAGCAGCCACAAAGGCACAATGAACAACAACAGCCACAGATATTCATGCAAAGGATAGAGCGACGATACTTCCACCGGAAAATGCCGGGTTTTAATGTGATATGCCAGGTAAAAACTTACGACAATAGTTATCGCGTCAAAAAATGCTTCCAACCCAATTTTTATTTTATTCTTCTCTTTAGAATACATAATAGTTTCCCCATATTAAATTATTATTTAAATACAGTATCGGATAGTCATTATACCTGAAATGCGTGCGTGAGGAAATACTATTTTGCTTTTTTACTGTCGCAGATTTGCATGTAGTAGCGCGCCTGCTTCGCAAGGTTAGTGTCCCCTTGCAACGTTTCAGAGAAACACTTACGCGCCTCTTGATAATTATTTTGATAATAATGAATCAACCCTTTGTTGAAAAGAGCGATTATTGCAAGGTTACTGGTTTTATGATTTTCTATAACTTTATCAAAGCATTCATTCGCATTTTCCATATCATTCATAGCCATATATGACTCACCCAGCTGAAGCAAAGCTTTTTCGTGCAATGCATCTACATCATTAGATGCACAAACCGCTTTAAAATCATTTATTGCCTCATCATAGCGTTTTAATTTTTTATTACACATACCTCTTACATATAACACATGGGGCGATTCCTCACTGGCCAATAAACTCTTTAAAAAGATATCGCACATTTTCTTAGAAACAGTATAAGATCCAACATCATAGTATCGTTTAATAAGTTCCTTTGTATGTGATTGATAAAACTCATCTTTTTTTTCACTCTCATCCATACACTTTAACTTCACAAAATCAAAATGCGCGGAATAACCATACCTTTTAATATCATAAAACTTCAGCGCTATCCCCCCGCACAAAGCCAAATAATCATCGTGTGCGTAAACATCCCGGCATTTATCCGCATAATCTTTATAAAACGCAAATGAGCTGTCATACGATCCATTATAAAAAGCATCTCCAGCCATTTCTTTAATCCCTTCATGTAAAGATGTATCACGAGTAGACGAACAAAGGGTTAGGTAGTCCTTGTAGAGTTGATCGCTATACAACTCTGTCATTTTCATTGTCAGTAACCTCTGTGTATATTTCTTAATTGTATTAGCATATTTTCGGTATTCCAAACTTGCTTCTTTAAGATTCATCACAAACTTGTCAAAACACTTTTGGGCTTCCTCAAAGCGATATTGCCTGAGAAAGCATACAAATCGAATATAGTTTCTTTCTCCACGCGGCAGGGCAAGATCATCATTATCCAAGACACGCAAAATCGTGCTGTACACCTTTTCATATTTTTCGGCAAAAATCTTAGCAGCATCTTTATGCCCAATTGCAATGAGCTGTTCCATTAGAGATAGAGCATTATTTATATCTTTAGCATTTTTGTGTCTTTTTTTTATGAACGAATCAATACCTTTTTGTATGCCTTTTATCTTTTCACTTTTATTGTTGTGATATACATCTTTTGCAAAGCCGGTTTTACGCATCGCTTGCAAGACATATTTATTTTTCATAAAACAGTCCCAGACAAAACCGGTACGGAAATTTTCCACCGCAACAAGAAAAACACCTATATCAAGACCATAGTTGTTCCTAGCGTAATAATTTTCATCAAGATTACATGCGTTTTTAAAACCATATTTCCCATGGATAAGCGGGTATTTTTGATATATGTAGTGAAGCGCTGACATACAGCGTAAAGGTGTAAAGTTTATAGATGCCCCGATCCCTAGGGGAGAGATCGTGCCATCATACGAGGAGATATTTTCTCCGTTTGGAATAACTCCATGACTCATCGTATAACCACGCGGCAACGCGACAGAAGTAATACCCCACATGTTAGGGCTGTATGTTTTATATTCATGAGCATGGTCAATACAGAAACGCCTATTTGCTGAAGTAGCGCGAACAGAATTTACAAACCAGTTTATTCCTTCACGATCAAAAACATCTTTTAGATCAAACCAGAGGTGCGCATACTGATAAGTAAAAAGCGACCCGTACCAAGAATACACAAACTGGTCACCTCCCCGGTAAGCGCCTACCTCACGTTTCCAATCATAAAATATGCGAGCAGGAACATCATTGTTCGGAGACCCTGCCCCGAGCAATGTCACAAGCATTGTTTCATCTGAATAATAGTCCCATCTGCCCTTTAGAAATCCTTTTTCGGGAGTCCATCCCATCAGGAGTAATATCCTGTCATCCCGTACATCTTTATCTCTATATGCAAGCCAATCCATTCTCTTATATATCGATGGAACCATATCTTTTATTTCACCACCGAAATATTCACCAGCGGTAATCATGCCGCATAATAGCATAGCGGTATCTATGGTAGATATCTCAGACTTTCCTGACCGCTTGGCAGTATTGTACTTAAGGAAATGATAAAAGAAACCATCTTTGTCATAAGCTTTATAATGATGATCTTTACTTCCTCCACAAAAAGTCTTGAACGTTAGAAGAACGCGACGTCTGGCTTCATTTTTATCTATCCACCCGCGTTCAGCACCTATACAAAGAGCTGTTAAGCCAAGACCGGTTACCGCAATACTTGAATCACCAAAACCCGCACAATCACGAAAAAGTCCTGTTTCCATGTTTTGATTTTCATAAAAATATAAAAACGCCTTTTTCTCAAGAAGATCCAGAAAAGCATTGGTATTCATTCGCGGTATGGAGTATCTGGCTCTGCATGGCTTTAGTGGAAGCACACTGCCTTTGGGAGTAACAGAACTGAGACGGATATAAAGAGCATCTTTATTTTGTTGGAACTTTGTATCATCAAAAGTAAACGTAAATACATTTGAGCCGTTGTTGTAAGAAGAGTCTATTCGTTGCCACGTTTTACCATTATCCTGAGACAGCTCAAACCATACGACTTCTGCCCCGTCCCCTTTGGTCTTTACTTGAACGGTATTTTGATCCTCATACAAAAACACTTTATGTACTCTTTTGCCATTACTGTAAAAATTGTTCCGAAGTAAGACCGCATTGCTCTTATCATTTCGTAAAGATAACGTACCGAAAAGAATATCATCAATATAGATTGTGCTTTTCCTTCTTTTACTGTCATTATCAAACACAAAGACGATCTCACACAGTTTTGATAGATCTGCACTGCTTTTAAAATGTCTGATAGGAATAAACACCTTCCGCCACGATCTATCGACTTTTCTGCCAGACACATAATTTTGCACTGCCACATTGCTCGCAATATCATCACCGTATTGGTAACGCCCATCACCATTAATATCAAAGTGCAATTCAATCCTGAAATCTTCCCCGCCTTTTTCACCTTTCACCCAAAAACTCAGATATTTCGCTTCTTCCATGAATTTTTTTTGAATAGGTAACAGATTCCCTGTGGACAAGACAGAATATGAATATGATCCTTTTTTTCTGACATCGTAGGCGAGCTTCAATGAACTACCTGATTTTCCAAAGGTAAGTTTGGGATTAGACTCGTAGGATACCTTACAAACACCCGGCTCAGCAGTATCCCCGCCAACCCAGCCGCCTAAAAGATTTTTATAGGAATTACGTTTATTGAAATCATCTATGAGGAGAACTGAAGACTTACCCGTATGAGCATAAGTCGGAAACACAAAAACCACAAAGAAACAAACAGCAAAAAACACCCACCGCACCGGGACACCCCTTTTAACTTATTTGTAACAGGTAACTAAAAACGTAATTCCCCTAAATACTCAAAAAAAATGTTACTTTTCGCTCTATATCAACGCACTAAGAAATTTACTTGCACTGAGTACACGAATATCGTCTTTAATAGAATCAACACCCTCTTGCTTAACAACTTGATAAACATAAGGAATTTTTAATTTCCGCGAAAAATAACGCAAGTTATCAGAAATACCCTTATATGATTTTTTTGTTTCTACACAAAACCACGGCTTATTATTTATTGTCACGAGAAAATCAACCTCTCTCTGACTAACATCTCTAATATAGTGAAGTTTTGCTTTATACCCTTCTACATCAAATAAATAATCGCAAAACTTTAAAAGATGCGATGCAATAATATTCTCAAATCTTATACTTTCATCTTCTACTTCAGCCCAATCCCACAAGTAGATCTTTGGCTCTTTTCTCAGTGATTTGATAAGTGTGCTTTGAAAAGGATATATTCTAAAATGGTAATAAAATCTCTCTAATATATCAACCCACAACGATACAGTCTTAT
The Candidatus Ancaeobacter aquaticus DNA segment above includes these coding regions:
- the wecB gene encoding UDP-N-acetylglucosamine 2-epimerase (non-hydrolyzing), which codes for MKKVLVVFGTRPEAIKMAPIVLELKKHPRHIKTVVCVTAQHRHMLDQVLSIFKIKPDVDLNIMRKNQDLTTLTINTMKKIHGVLKTVKPDIVLVQGDTTTAMVVGLECFYQKIKIGHVEAGLRTFDRFHPFPEEVNRRILSSVADYHFAPSKQAVKYLLKEGIRKSTIYHTGNPSIDALLMTLKKNKKKKPVFNTKKKLILVTAHRRENFGKPFGNICKALMKIALRNDDVEIVYPVHLNPNVRKPVFSILSQSDRVHLIEPLEYDGFALMMSKAHIVLTDSGGVQEEAPSIGKPVLVMRKTTERPEVVKAGAAKLVGTSVKSIVDNVEKVLHDKKVYTRMSRSASPYGKGDASRKIVRALHIV
- a CDS encoding sugar transferase is translated as MYSKEKNKIKIGLEAFFDAITIVVSFYLAYHIKTRHFPVEVSSLYPLHEYLWLLLFIVPLWLLIFNKQGLYKGVNPFNAEAAEIVRSVTIGILVLIFGLFLCKVHYVSRLFLVLFGVVNILMLMGIRKVLSLVIDQVYPKEYRTKHIILAGNRSGVTKGSQVFNAEKTMSVAGYINVGAFTGSSAINDCQYLGDIKDITDIIHDHPIDEVIFIVENEHFSQVKDAVFLCEQEGIKVRLVFEFFDMSSSNMSFDDYYGIPTISISTISQNVWQLFFKQIIDYLLSCVILIVLSPLFILCAVLIKMTSEGPVFYHQIRVGLRSRLFNMIKFRSMVLNADEMKKDVQEYNEMRGPLFKMDEDPRVTKVGRFMRKTYLDELPQFLNVLKGQMSIVGPRPALPEEVQNYRAWQRRRLTMKPGITGLWQVQGSEVKDFSESVKLDLEYIDTWSLLLDCKIALKTVLSVVKCKGS
- a CDS encoding glucoamylase family protein; this encodes MRWVFFAVCFFVVFVFPTYAHTGKSSVLLIDDFNKRNSYKNLLGGWVGGDTAEPGVCKVSYESNPKLTFGKSGSSLKLAYDVRKKGSYSYSVLSTGNLLPIQKKFMEEAKYLSFWVKGEKGGEDFRIELHFDINGDGRYQYGDDIASNVAVQNYVSGRKVDRSWRKVFIPIRHFKSSADLSKLCEIVFVFDNDSKRRKSTIYIDDILFGTLSLRNDKSNAVLLRNNFYSNGKRVHKVFLYEDQNTVQVKTKGDGAEVVWFELSQDNGKTWQRIDSSYNNGSNVFTFTFDDTKFQQNKDALYIRLSSVTPKGSVLPLKPCRARYSIPRMNTNAFLDLLEKKAFLYFYENQNMETGLFRDCAGFGDSSIAVTGLGLTALCIGAERGWIDKNEARRRVLLTFKTFCGGSKDHHYKAYDKDGFFYHFLKYNTAKRSGKSEISTIDTAMLLCGMITAGEYFGGEIKDMVPSIYKRMDWLAYRDKDVRDDRILLLMGWTPEKGFLKGRWDYYSDETMLVTLLGAGSPNNDVPARIFYDWKREVGAYRGGDQFVYSWYGSLFTYQYAHLWFDLKDVFDREGINWFVNSVRATSANRRFCIDHAHEYKTYSPNMWGITSVALPRGYTMSHGVIPNGENISSYDGTISPLGIGASINFTPLRCMSALHYIYQKYPLIHGKYGFKNACNLDENYYARNNYGLDIGVFLVAVENFRTGFVWDCFMKNKYVLQAMRKTGFAKDVYHNNKSEKIKGIQKGIDSFIKKRHKNAKDINNALSLMEQLIAIGHKDAAKIFAEKYEKVYSTILRVLDNDDLALPRGERNYIRFVCFLRQYRFEEAQKCFDKFVMNLKEASLEYRKYANTIKKYTQRLLTMKMTELYSDQLYKDYLTLCSSTRDTSLHEGIKEMAGDAFYNGSYDSSFAFYKDYADKCRDVYAHDDYLALCGGIALKFYDIKRYGYSAHFDFVKLKCMDESEKKDEFYQSHTKELIKRYYDVGSYTVSKKMCDIFLKSLLASEESPHVLYVRGMCNKKLKRYDEAINDFKAVCASNDVDALHEKALLQLGESYMAMNDMENANECFDKVIENHKTSNLAIIALFNKGLIHYYQNNYQEARKCFSETLQGDTNLAKQARYYMQICDSKKAK